In a single window of the Methanofollis ethanolicus genome:
- a CDS encoding lectin like domain-containing protein — MILTTTLRLIPLLTLCAVIALLAVPGVSGETFEAAPLNPAFLEYVDDQETTEYATVRACTLASLPPDAPYPMTGLRPAPATLVWSDQIAGSVGSNDLPSTFDLRDEGRLTPVRDQGKAGSCWAFATYASLESTLLTDTGVAWDFSENNMKDLCSNLYPDGFDRGPYDGGQAFMSTAYLSRWSGPLNESDDPYDLPLPQNISPTDLPPVMHVQNVTFLPPRDGPLDNDLIKEAIRDRGALWVGFTVNWTCFKDNYLTYYRPDNGTYKIDGGHAVALVGWDDTFPAANFKVAPPGPGAFIVKNSWGEGVGDGGYFYISYYEPELGGFSGEYSSIIKRADYSTVLFTGEAADSPDHAYQYDPLGWTESIGAGSFTTLYGANVFTADSYEDLRSVSFSTREPDTEYVVAIFCDIDSPPGNASGPATWVSGTADLPGYHTVPLPESVALTPGQTFSVVLKVDAPTDTYPLVVEKPIADYSSNATANPGESYVSVDGDAWSDLTQIAGFSNTNVCIKAFSTDAIVVPRDYTTIQGAVDAARAGETVWVESGTYDEHVVVNRTISLLGTDTGTGLPTIDPGDADCGVTISANNAVFEGFNVVRDGEDAYDGTGVLLEGDDLTVHDVAVTGSEVGLEIGDVTGLTLRNTSMTDNLRNLVYAYDNPSPGNDIDTGNTVDGRPVVYLEGVSGVTVGADAGAVICVNASDVAVRDLSLDHLAYGILALDTQGLTVANTTFENVSAGVCAIRSEDLTISENRFGRNVNYGIMLSGCPHTQVEGNAFDGVELFGVYSYLGQDQTISGNRIAGSPAIGIFMFLSPDSEVRDNIVNASEYGILANGIPDYGTNLSVTNNTVAGSPVFGFIGENLGNLNLSANVLNGNDGGIRIGGCAAANVADNTVTYGDGGVGMYIVASNATIAGNSVEGAGAMAVLDGGNTSMTRNTFSGTYYPVVEDEEGSGSFSVYMNSFICTPAPGGLMTVQANDRAFSLEESLDDLPVDQVPAVQSVLASLPGDSLALTDTRMAAPVVSWHSPSELNYWYHGTGYRNFAGNYWSTYEGTDANGDGIGDTPFSIAETETDLYPLMDRFEAYATTSPDSGDSSSDGTVGASGNLNAGATASLHFTGSAVTMVNVTAGQRIDGIMLTIAPASFGPAGLDAPVYQYLAANLTYTTDNAISEAVFTFSVPMSWLKEQGLAPGSVVLWRYHDGTWTALPTEVLREEGGRVVYRAVSPGFSYFAVAEGKAVLPGQTKTPPAAGSEVNTTPVEATPVPTLNQSAAGLATLTEAQGAMPPATTPRQSLLLFTPLLALGALLLLRRR, encoded by the coding sequence GTGATTCTCACGACAACCCTCAGACTTATTCCCCTGCTGACTCTCTGTGCAGTGATCGCCCTGCTTGCCGTGCCGGGCGTGTCCGGAGAGACATTCGAGGCGGCCCCTCTCAACCCCGCCTTCCTTGAATATGTCGACGACCAGGAGACGACGGAGTACGCTACCGTTCGGGCCTGCACTCTCGCCTCGCTCCCCCCGGATGCCCCCTATCCCATGACCGGTCTCCGCCCGGCGCCTGCCACGCTCGTCTGGTCGGACCAGATCGCCGGTTCTGTCGGGTCGAACGATCTACCCTCCACCTTCGACCTCAGGGACGAGGGGCGCCTCACGCCTGTGCGTGACCAGGGAAAGGCCGGGAGTTGCTGGGCCTTCGCCACCTACGCCTCCCTTGAGTCGACCCTGCTCACCGACACCGGCGTTGCATGGGACTTCTCAGAGAACAACATGAAGGACCTCTGCTCGAACCTCTATCCTGACGGCTTCGACCGCGGCCCCTACGACGGCGGTCAGGCCTTCATGTCCACCGCCTACCTCTCCCGGTGGTCCGGGCCGTTGAACGAGTCCGACGACCCCTATGATCTTCCCCTGCCACAGAACATCTCGCCGACCGACCTGCCGCCGGTGATGCATGTCCAGAACGTCACCTTCCTCCCTCCGCGTGACGGACCCCTCGACAACGACCTGATAAAGGAGGCAATCCGCGACCGAGGGGCCCTCTGGGTCGGCTTTACGGTGAACTGGACCTGCTTCAAAGACAACTACCTGACCTATTACCGCCCCGACAATGGGACATATAAGATCGACGGCGGGCACGCGGTCGCCCTCGTCGGCTGGGACGACACGTTCCCGGCGGCGAACTTCAAGGTCGCCCCGCCCGGCCCCGGCGCCTTCATCGTGAAGAACTCGTGGGGCGAGGGTGTCGGCGACGGCGGCTACTTCTATATCTCCTATTACGAGCCCGAACTCGGCGGTTTCAGTGGTGAGTACTCCTCCATCATCAAACGTGCCGATTATAGTACGGTCCTCTTCACCGGCGAGGCCGCCGATTCTCCAGACCATGCCTACCAGTACGACCCCCTGGGGTGGACCGAGAGTATCGGCGCCGGCAGTTTCACGACGCTTTATGGTGCCAATGTCTTCACCGCCGACAGTTATGAAGACCTGCGGTCGGTGAGTTTCTCCACCCGTGAACCTGACACCGAGTACGTCGTTGCGATCTTCTGCGACATCGACTCCCCGCCGGGCAACGCCTCCGGTCCCGCCACATGGGTCTCGGGCACCGCCGACCTTCCCGGCTACCACACCGTCCCCCTCCCCGAATCAGTCGCCCTCACACCGGGCCAGACCTTCTCGGTGGTCCTGAAGGTCGACGCCCCCACCGACACCTATCCCCTTGTCGTGGAGAAGCCGATCGCGGATTATTCGAGCAATGCCACGGCCAACCCTGGCGAGAGTTATGTGAGCGTCGACGGCGACGCATGGTCTGACCTGACGCAGATAGCTGGATTCTCCAACACCAACGTCTGCATCAAGGCGTTTTCCACCGACGCCATCGTGGTGCCCCGCGACTATACCACCATCCAGGGGGCCGTCGATGCGGCCAGGGCGGGCGAGACGGTCTGGGTGGAGAGCGGCACCTATGATGAGCACGTCGTCGTGAACAGAACGATCTCGCTGCTCGGGACCGACACCGGCACCGGCCTCCCGACGATCGATCCGGGCGACGCCGATTGCGGCGTAACCATTTCGGCAAATAACGCTGTATTCGAGGGTTTCAATGTGGTCAGGGACGGCGAGGACGCGTACGACGGTACCGGCGTTCTTCTCGAAGGCGACGATCTTACGGTGCATGACGTTGCGGTCACCGGGAGCGAGGTCGGGCTTGAGATCGGGGATGTGACCGGTCTCACCCTCAGAAACACCTCGATGACCGACAACCTCCGCAACCTCGTATATGCATACGATAACCCCTCGCCCGGCAATGACATCGACACCGGCAACACGGTCGACGGCCGCCCGGTCGTCTACCTCGAAGGGGTTTCAGGCGTCACCGTCGGCGCTGACGCCGGGGCGGTGATCTGCGTCAACGCGAGCGATGTCGCGGTCAGGGATCTCTCCCTGGACCACCTGGCGTACGGCATCCTGGCTCTCGACACGCAGGGCCTCACGGTCGCGAACACCACCTTCGAGAACGTGTCGGCCGGAGTGTGCGCTATCCGGTCCGAAGACCTGACTATCTCTGAGAACCGGTTCGGACGCAATGTCAACTATGGGATCATGCTGTCGGGATGTCCGCATACGCAGGTGGAGGGCAACGCCTTCGACGGTGTCGAGCTTTTCGGCGTCTACTCATACCTTGGTCAGGACCAGACGATCTCGGGCAACAGGATCGCAGGATCGCCGGCAATCGGTATTTTTATGTTCCTCTCTCCAGACAGCGAGGTCCGTGACAATATCGTCAACGCATCTGAATACGGGATCCTTGCTAACGGAATTCCGGACTACGGGACGAATCTCAGCGTGACGAACAATACGGTGGCCGGTTCTCCCGTGTTCGGTTTTATAGGTGAGAACCTCGGGAACCTGAACCTCTCGGCGAATGTCCTGAACGGTAACGACGGTGGGATCAGAATCGGGGGCTGTGCCGCTGCAAATGTAGCGGACAACACGGTAACCTACGGGGACGGAGGTGTTGGAATGTATATCGTCGCCAGTAACGCCACGATCGCCGGGAACAGCGTTGAAGGTGCGGGTGCGATGGCCGTCCTGGACGGAGGCAACACCTCCATGACCAGAAACACCTTCTCAGGGACATACTATCCGGTGGTCGAAGATGAAGAGGGCTCTGGGTCCTTCTCTGTCTATATGAATTCCTTTATCTGCACGCCCGCACCAGGGGGGCTTATGACGGTGCAGGCCAATGATCGGGCCTTTTCTCTCGAAGAATCCCTCGACGACCTGCCGGTCGATCAGGTGCCGGCGGTGCAGAGCGTACTTGCGTCTCTCCCAGGTGACAGCCTCGCTCTGACCGACACCAGGATGGCCGCTCCTGTCGTCTCCTGGCACTCCCCGTCTGAATTGAACTACTGGTACCACGGGACCGGGTACAGGAATTTCGCCGGCAACTACTGGAGCACGTATGAGGGAACAGATGCAAACGGCGACGGCATCGGCGATACGCCTTTCTCGATCGCGGAGACTGAAACCGATCTCTATCCATTGATGGACAGATTTGAGGCATATGCGACCACATCGCCCGATTCCGGCGACTCCTCGTCGGACGGCACGGTCGGGGCCTCAGGCAACCTGAATGCCGGTGCCACTGCCTCGCTGCACTTCACGGGTTCGGCGGTGACGATGGTCAATGTCACGGCAGGGCAGCGGATCGACGGCATCATGCTGACCATCGCCCCGGCGTCCTTCGGGCCTGCCGGCCTGGACGCCCCGGTGTACCAGTACCTGGCTGCAAACCTCACCTACACCACCGACAATGCGATCTCAGAAGCGGTCTTCACCTTCTCCGTGCCGATGTCCTGGCTGAAGGAGCAGGGCCTCGCGCCCGGCAGTGTCGTCCTCTGGCGCTACCATGACGGAACCTGGACGGCGCTCCCGACAGAGGTGCTCCGTGAGGAGGGCGGTCGTGTCGTCTATCGCGCCGTCTCGCCGGGTTTCTCGTACTTTGCGGTCGCAGAGGGGAAGGCGGTGCTGCCCGGACAGACGAAGACACCTCCCGCGGCCGGTTCAGAGGTAAATACGACGCCGGTTGAAGCAACCCCCGTCCCCACGCTGAACCAGAGCGCCGCCGGTCTGGCGACACTGACGGAAGCACAGGGTGCAATGCCCCCCGCCACCACCCCGCGGCAGAGTCTGCTCCTTTTCACCCCCCTGCTTGCGCTCGGCGCCCTCCTCCTTCTGCGGCGGAGGTAA
- a CDS encoding transcription initiation factor IIB: MAEIEKLKALQSEREALKKRVRTTVRETEKKREETTENVCPECGSRQLVHDYERAELVCKNCGLVLDEEFIDRGPEWRAFDHDQRVKRSRVGAPMTFTIHDKGLSTMIDWRNRDSYGRAISSKNRAQLYRLRKWQRRIRVSNATERNLAFALSELDRMASALGLPRNVRETAAVIYRDAVDKNLIRGRSIEGVAAAALYAACRQCSVPRTLDEIAEVSRVSRKEIGRTYRFISRELGLKLLPTSPIDYVPRFCSGLTLKGEVQSRAVEILRQAGERELTSGRGPTGVAAAAIYISSILSGERRTQREVAEVAGVTEMTIRNRYKELAEKLDIEIIL; this comes from the coding sequence ATGGCAGAAATCGAGAAATTAAAGGCGCTTCAGAGCGAGCGTGAGGCCCTGAAGAAACGTGTACGGACGACAGTGCGGGAGACGGAGAAGAAACGCGAGGAAACGACCGAGAATGTCTGTCCCGAGTGCGGCAGCCGGCAGCTTGTCCACGACTATGAGCGTGCCGAACTTGTCTGCAAGAACTGCGGCCTCGTCCTCGACGAGGAGTTCATCGACCGCGGCCCGGAGTGGCGTGCCTTCGACCATGACCAGCGGGTGAAGCGGTCCCGTGTCGGTGCGCCGATGACCTTTACCATTCACGACAAGGGTCTTTCGACGATGATCGACTGGCGGAACCGCGACAGTTATGGCCGTGCCATCTCCTCGAAGAACAGGGCGCAGCTGTACCGTCTTCGTAAGTGGCAGCGGAGGATCCGGGTCTCGAACGCCACAGAGAGGAACCTCGCCTTCGCGCTCTCCGAACTGGACCGTATGGCCTCGGCCCTCGGCCTGCCGCGGAACGTGCGGGAGACCGCTGCGGTCATCTACCGCGACGCTGTGGACAAGAACCTGATCAGGGGCAGGTCCATTGAGGGCGTGGCCGCGGCCGCGCTGTATGCGGCGTGCCGCCAGTGCTCGGTGCCGCGTACGCTCGACGAGATCGCCGAGGTGTCCCGTGTCTCCAGAAAAGAGATCGGGCGCACCTACCGGTTCATCTCCCGCGAACTCGGCCTCAAGCTCCTGCCGACCTCGCCGATCGACTACGTGCCCCGCTTCTGCTCCGGCCTCACCCTCAAAGGCGAGGTGCAGAGCCGCGCCGTGGAGATCCTGCGGCAGGCTGGCGAGCGTGAACTGACGAGCGGCAGGGGGCCGACCGGTGTTGCGGCCGCCGCCATCTACATCTCCTCGATCCTCTCGGGGGAGAGGCGGACCCAGCGCGAGGTCGCCGAGGTAGCGGGTGTCACCGAGATGACGATCCGGAACCGGTACAAGGAACTCGCCGAGAAACTCGATATCGAGATCATTCTCTGA
- a CDS encoding histidinol phosphate phosphatase domain-containing protein, with the protein MSGGLYDLHTHTTMTDGDLLPIELVRRLAVLGYEVVAIADHVDCSNIDQVITTTSCLKKSARHFGVRLLCGVEITHVPPEEIPELAAYAKEKGAEVVVVHGESPVEPVAPGTNHAACSSRDVDILGHPGFITLEDAHLAAKNGVALEITSRNGHNRTNGYVAVTAREAGCMVVVDSDAHAPSDLLTREAKMAVARGAGLTEDECARSLSINIVSDLLGI; encoded by the coding sequence GTGAGCGGCGGCCTCTACGATCTGCACACCCACACCACGATGACGGACGGCGACCTTCTCCCCATCGAACTTGTCCGCCGTCTTGCTGTCCTTGGGTACGAGGTCGTCGCCATCGCCGACCATGTCGACTGCTCGAATATCGATCAGGTGATCACGACGACGTCGTGCCTCAAGAAAAGTGCAAGACACTTCGGCGTCCGTCTCCTCTGCGGCGTCGAGATCACTCATGTGCCGCCCGAGGAGATCCCCGAACTCGCGGCGTACGCCAAAGAGAAGGGCGCCGAGGTCGTCGTCGTCCACGGGGAGTCGCCGGTCGAACCGGTCGCTCCGGGCACAAACCATGCAGCCTGTTCTTCGAGGGATGTTGATATCCTCGGCCACCCGGGCTTCATCACACTGGAGGACGCACATCTTGCCGCGAAAAACGGTGTCGCCCTTGAGATCACCTCAAGGAACGGGCACAACAGGACAAATGGATATGTGGCAGTGACTGCACGGGAGGCGGGTTGCATGGTGGTGGTGGACTCAGACGCCCATGCGCCTTCAGACCTTCTCACCAGGGAGGCGAAGATGGCGGTTGCACGCGGTGCAGGGCTAACAGAGGACGAGTGCGCGAGATCGCTGTCTATAAATATTGTTTCGGATTTACTCGGGATTTAA
- a CDS encoding signal recognition particle subunit SRP19/SEC65 family protein: MESVCILYPCYFSAGLKRSEGRRVPVGRAVKNPTVDDIRAALKRCGYTYRAEEKHHPAHWFKREGRVVVECTESKGTLIKKVAGTIEVRQ; the protein is encoded by the coding sequence ATGGAAAGTGTCTGTATCCTTTATCCGTGCTATTTTTCTGCCGGTCTGAAGCGGTCCGAGGGGAGGCGCGTCCCTGTCGGTCGCGCCGTCAAAAATCCGACAGTCGACGATATCAGGGCGGCCCTGAAGAGATGCGGCTATACGTACCGGGCCGAGGAAAAACACCACCCGGCCCACTGGTTCAAGCGCGAAGGGCGGGTGGTCGTCGAGTGCACGGAGTCGAAGGGAACCCTCATTAAGAAGGTGGCAGGGACGATCGAGGTGAGGCAGTGA
- the hypB gene encoding hydrogenase nickel incorporation protein HypB, translating into MHHIDVLIEKDVYAANDNLAAANAAHLKEHGVRAFDLLGAIGSGKTSLIERMVPLLAERGLAAGAVAGDVYGDDDFKRIVGLGIPAVNANTGTECHLDAHLVEHAIDHLPLDDIDLLFIENVGNMVCPTDFALGAEKRVVVVSSTEGDDVVNKHPMMFRGCSIGVINKVDLAPLVGCNIERMEADMRRYNPEMKIFRTNMKAGEGVSAVLDAILE; encoded by the coding sequence ATGCACCACATCGACGTCCTTATCGAGAAGGATGTATATGCCGCAAACGATAATCTTGCTGCTGCGAACGCTGCACACCTGAAAGAACACGGAGTCAGGGCATTTGACCTCCTCGGCGCCATCGGGTCGGGAAAGACCTCCTTGATCGAGCGGATGGTGCCCCTCCTTGCCGAGCGCGGCCTTGCGGCCGGCGCCGTTGCCGGGGACGTCTATGGTGACGATGACTTCAAAAGGATCGTGGGCCTCGGCATCCCGGCTGTCAATGCCAACACCGGTACCGAGTGCCACCTCGATGCGCACCTCGTCGAGCACGCCATCGATCACCTCCCCCTCGACGATATCGATCTCCTGTTTATCGAGAACGTGGGCAACATGGTCTGCCCGACCGATTTCGCCCTCGGGGCCGAGAAGCGGGTTGTCGTCGTCTCCTCGACCGAGGGTGACGATGTCGTGAACAAGCACCCGATGATGTTCCGCGGCTGCTCGATCGGTGTGATCAACAAGGTCGACCTTGCCCCTCTCGTCGGCTGCAACATTGAGCGGATGGAGGCCGACATGCGGCGCTACAACCCGGAGATGAAGATCTTCAGGACAAATATGAAGGCCGGTGAGGGTGTCTCCGCCGTGCTCGACGCGATCCTGGAGTGA
- a CDS encoding 30S ribosomal protein S8e: MQWQGRSVRRLTGGRNHPACGKRRYEHGRAPAETHIGENRSRIVRVRGGNMKVRALRLNVASVSNPATGETKKSGILNVEANPANINYVRRNLLTKGAIITTELGRARIVSRPGQDGVVNAVLIQ; the protein is encoded by the coding sequence ATACAGTGGCAAGGTAGATCCGTACGGCGCCTCACCGGCGGCAGGAACCACCCGGCATGCGGCAAGAGGCGATATGAGCACGGCCGGGCCCCCGCAGAAACTCATATCGGGGAGAATCGGAGCCGGATTGTCAGGGTACGCGGCGGCAACATGAAGGTTCGGGCACTCCGCCTGAACGTTGCCTCTGTCTCCAACCCTGCGACCGGCGAGACCAAGAAATCTGGCATCCTGAACGTGGAAGCAAACCCGGCAAACATCAACTATGTCCGCCGGAACCTCCTCACGAAGGGTGCGATCATCACGACCGAACTCGGGCGCGCACGGATTGTGAGCCGCCCCGGCCAGGACGGCGTCGTCAACGCCGTGTTGATCCAATAA
- a CDS encoding DsrE family protein: MTIRYRALFHLTETGKTGAALQTARNLLADMGDGVEVEVVAHGDGVKAFLLTGQYVDDVGSMSKQGVRFVVCANSIRAMTFARDDFPRSVEVVPSGISEIVRRQAERYAYIRL; encoded by the coding sequence ATGACGATCAGGTACAGGGCGCTCTTCCACCTCACCGAGACCGGGAAGACAGGTGCGGCCCTGCAAACAGCCCGGAACCTTCTTGCCGATATGGGCGATGGAGTGGAGGTTGAGGTGGTCGCACACGGCGACGGCGTGAAGGCCTTTCTCCTGACAGGCCAGTACGTGGACGATGTCGGGAGCATGAGCAAACAGGGGGTGCGTTTTGTGGTCTGCGCCAACAGCATCAGGGCGATGACCTTCGCGAGGGACGACTTCCCGCGGTCTGTCGAGGTTGTGCCCTCGGGCATCAGCGAGATCGTGAGGAGGCAGGCCGAAAGGTACGCGTATATCAGACTGTGA
- a CDS encoding S8 family peptidase, with translation MLLRTRMLVLLLLIATVQGAAGVGPDVWEKIPERPPPGDDMAKLSSDLVDLVEMNVSGENIPDNAAFSSGYAAPPPVTVYVSLYPPAATDCVDPFAVEVTARDEARHLAVALVRVEDLKGLASLPEVRSVRTVLPPFFAAGSVDTEGDAILRAEDLRDTTGYNGTGVKIGVISDGVDHLDDAVLTGDLPPDVEVLSNTLGGDEGTAMLEIVHDIAPGASLYFHDCGGDVISFDEAFQDLADAGCTIICDDIVYLDEPYFDESADAPLGGIRRLAAEGDVLLVSSAGNFGLSHYQEEYRDAGNRYHTHDFGGGSVLLPFRVSAASPAFVVLQWADPWVASANDYNLYVWDRTGSLVGMSTIVQKGNGTPLEVVSFTNPDPFIATYYAGITRVRGSPRLLEVYTFYGAVSPDYNTPSDSIFGHPAYPGVVTVGAIDFLDTLRQYSSQGPVTILFPAPEKRAKPELAATDGVQVTGAGGFPNPFYGTSASAPHVAGIAALLMGQDPALNASGFVNTIVSSSMDPYLPGYDPGYGYGKADAVVLRSVLSPPLLANFSASPAAGMVPLTVRFADLSGGSPDTWSWAFGDGNVSSDPNPVHVYEVPGVYTVNLTVMSGTSTNSTGKTGLVTAVAQGPPAANFSAAPLSGPAPLSVNFTDASEGFPTSWSWAFGDGNVSTDPDPRHVYAMPGTYAVNLTVRNPHGNDTLRRSDLVTVEAPLLRANFSANATAGMVPFAVYFADESLGNVTSWSWAFGDGNVSTDPDPVHVYEVPGTYMVNLSVADPYSRDMVSRADFIRAVAQGPPAANFSAAPLSGPAPLTVNFTDTSEGFPTSWSWAFGDGNLSTDPDPQYIYTLPGTYTVNLTVRNPHGNDTLRHPGLITVTRPLLRANFSANATTGVVPFAVRFADTSAGFPTSWSWEFGDGNLSTDRHPVHVYRVPGTYTVNLTISRGPEDATFERSDYVAVTAPLILSSSPVPSDREAGIRDLTFQERSA, from the coding sequence ATGCTGCTGCGTACGCGGATGCTGGTCCTTCTCCTGCTCATCGCCACAGTGCAGGGTGCGGCCGGCGTAGGGCCTGACGTCTGGGAAAAAATACCCGAAAGGCCGCCACCCGGCGACGACATGGCCAAACTCTCCTCAGACCTCGTCGACCTGGTGGAGATGAATGTATCTGGGGAGAATATCCCCGACAATGCTGCCTTCTCTTCTGGTTATGCCGCCCCTCCACCTGTCACAGTCTATGTCTCCCTGTACCCTCCTGCCGCGACCGATTGTGTCGACCCCTTTGCTGTGGAGGTGACGGCGCGGGACGAGGCCCGCCACCTGGCAGTGGCCCTGGTGCGGGTCGAGGACCTGAAAGGTCTTGCGTCCCTTCCTGAGGTACGGTCTGTGCGGACTGTCCTGCCGCCGTTCTTTGCTGCCGGTTCGGTGGACACGGAGGGCGATGCCATCCTCAGGGCGGAGGACCTCAGGGACACCACCGGCTACAACGGAACCGGGGTGAAGATCGGCGTCATCTCCGACGGCGTGGACCACCTTGACGATGCCGTCCTGACCGGCGACCTCCCTCCCGACGTCGAAGTCCTCTCAAACACCCTGGGCGGCGACGAGGGAACGGCGATGCTTGAGATCGTCCACGACATCGCCCCCGGCGCCTCCCTGTATTTCCATGACTGCGGGGGAGATGTGATCTCCTTCGACGAGGCATTTCAGGATCTTGCCGACGCGGGGTGCACGATCATCTGCGACGACATTGTCTATCTTGACGAACCCTACTTTGACGAGAGCGCCGACGCCCCTCTCGGCGGCATCAGGCGCCTCGCGGCTGAAGGGGATGTCCTCCTGGTCTCCTCGGCCGGCAACTTCGGCCTCTCGCACTACCAGGAGGAGTACCGCGACGCGGGGAACAGGTACCACACTCATGACTTCGGCGGCGGGAGCGTCCTCCTCCCCTTCAGGGTCTCTGCGGCGTCTCCGGCCTTTGTGGTGCTCCAGTGGGCCGACCCCTGGGTCGCGTCGGCGAACGACTACAACCTCTATGTCTGGGACCGCACCGGGTCTCTGGTGGGCATGAGCACCATCGTCCAGAAGGGGAACGGCACCCCTCTGGAGGTGGTCTCCTTCACCAACCCCGACCCCTTCATTGCGACCTATTACGCGGGCATCACTCGTGTCCGCGGCTCGCCCCGTCTCCTTGAGGTCTACACTTTCTATGGGGCGGTCTCCCCTGACTACAACACCCCTTCAGATTCGATCTTCGGCCACCCCGCCTATCCCGGCGTGGTCACGGTCGGTGCGATCGATTTCCTGGACACGCTCAGGCAGTACTCCTCGCAGGGGCCGGTGACCATCCTCTTCCCCGCACCCGAAAAAAGGGCGAAGCCGGAGCTTGCGGCGACCGACGGCGTGCAGGTGACGGGGGCGGGCGGTTTCCCGAACCCCTTCTATGGCACGAGCGCGTCGGCCCCTCATGTGGCCGGTATCGCCGCCCTGCTCATGGGCCAGGATCCTGCCCTGAATGCGTCCGGGTTTGTGAATACCATCGTCTCCTCCTCCATGGACCCGTACCTGCCCGGCTATGACCCCGGTTACGGATATGGCAAGGCCGACGCCGTCGTCCTCAGGTCTGTGCTCAGTCCGCCGCTCCTCGCAAACTTCTCGGCCTCTCCGGCCGCGGGTATGGTGCCCCTGACGGTCAGGTTCGCCGATCTCTCCGGAGGGTCGCCCGATACATGGTCCTGGGCCTTCGGCGACGGTAACGTCTCGTCAGACCCGAACCCTGTTCATGTCTACGAGGTGCCGGGCGTCTATACGGTGAACCTCACGGTCATGTCAGGGACGTCGACAAACTCCACCGGAAAAACCGGTCTTGTCACCGCGGTGGCGCAGGGCCCTCCTGCGGCGAACTTCTCCGCAGCCCCTCTCTCCGGCCCCGCGCCGCTCTCGGTGAATTTCACCGACGCCTCTGAGGGTTTCCCGACCTCGTGGTCGTGGGCCTTCGGCGACGGGAATGTCTCGACAGACCCCGACCCCCGGCATGTCTATGCCATGCCGGGCACGTACGCGGTGAACCTGACCGTCAGAAACCCCCATGGCAACGACACCCTGCGCCGCTCCGACCTCGTCACTGTGGAGGCCCCTCTCCTCCGTGCAAACTTCTCCGCGAATGCCACCGCTGGCATGGTTCCCTTTGCGGTGTACTTCGCGGACGAAAGCCTCGGAAATGTGACCTCATGGTCCTGGGCCTTCGGCGACGGGAATGTCTCGACAGACCCCGACCCCGTCCATGTCTATGAGGTGCCGGGCACGTACATGGTGAACCTCAGCGTCGCGGACCCGTACTCCCGCGACATGGTATCGAGGGCCGATTTCATCAGGGCCGTTGCGCAGGGCCCGCCTGCCGCGAACTTCTCCGCCGCCCCCCTCTCCGGCCCCGCGCCCCTGACGGTGAACTTCACCGACACCTCTGAGGGATTCCCGACCTCGTGGTCATGGGCCTTCGGCGACGGGAACCTTTCGACAGACCCCGATCCCCAGTATATCTATACCCTGCCGGGCACGTACACGGTGAACCTGACCGTCAGAAACCCCCATGGCAACGACACCCTGCGCCACCCTGGCCTTATCACAGTGACGCGCCCTCTTCTCCGCGCAAACTTCTCCGCGAATGCCACCACCGGGGTGGTCCCGTTCGCGGTGCGGTTTGCCGACACCTCGGCCGGTTTCCCGACCTCGTGGTCGTGGGAGTTCGGCGACGGGAACCTCTCGACAGACCGTCATCCGGTCCATGTCTACAGGGTACCCGGGACGTACACGGTGAACCTCACCATCTCCCGAGGGCCAGAGGACGCCACATTTGAACGGTCTGACTACGTAGCGGTGACGGCCCCCCTGATCCTCTCTTCTTCGCCTGTACCCTCCGATCGTGAGGCGGGGATCCGGGATCTGACCTTTCAGGAGCGATCAGCATAG
- a CDS encoding DUF2240 family protein, translated as MSLRITVAAPFKQMHLGELEKNQFVFFLALDRKWLNVEQANTVLRLGESAGLLCLKGGKVVPLFDLSSVTIPLGFRPGPEVFEAPDPLRDLIARIASATGRDASEVTAGMNRVIEGEFDGNLRPEAAAVLLARRYGVAWQDLLPALRESVVREK; from the coding sequence TTGAGCCTCCGGATCACCGTCGCGGCCCCCTTCAAGCAGATGCACCTGGGGGAACTCGAAAAGAATCAGTTTGTCTTTTTCCTTGCTCTGGACAGGAAGTGGCTGAACGTCGAACAGGCGAACACCGTCCTTCGCCTGGGAGAATCCGCCGGACTACTCTGTTTGAAAGGCGGGAAGGTCGTCCCGCTCTTCGACCTCTCCTCAGTCACGATCCCCCTCGGTTTCAGGCCCGGCCCCGAGGTCTTCGAGGCGCCCGATCCGTTGCGCGACCTCATCGCCAGGATCGCGTCGGCGACCGGCAGGGACGCGAGCGAGGTGACTGCCGGGATGAACCGCGTGATCGAGGGGGAGTTCGACGGCAACCTCAGGCCCGAAGCAGCGGCCGTCCTGCTTGCTCGCAGGTACGGTGTTGCATGGCAGGATCTCCTGCCCGCTCTCCGTGAAAGTGTTGTCCGGGAAAAATAG